A genome region from Crossiella equi includes the following:
- a CDS encoding Rieske (2Fe-2S) protein has product MTEFRVCPLAELAEGKPFGTEVDGTPVVLVRQGERVHALHDVCSHAEVTLSDGGSVADGAIECWLHGAGFDLCTGEPLTPPASEPIDVYAVSVREGEVYVDPATPTNR; this is encoded by the coding sequence ATGACCGAGTTCAGGGTGTGCCCGCTGGCGGAGCTCGCCGAGGGCAAGCCGTTCGGCACCGAGGTGGACGGCACGCCGGTCGTGCTGGTCCGCCAGGGGGAGCGCGTGCACGCGCTGCACGACGTGTGCTCCCACGCCGAGGTCACCCTGAGCGACGGCGGCTCCGTCGCCGACGGCGCCATCGAGTGCTGGCTGCACGGGGCCGGTTTCGACCTGTGCACCGGCGAACCGCTGACCCCTCCGGCCAGCGAGCCGATCGACGTGTACGCGGTGAGCGTGCGCGAGGGCGAGGTCTACGTGGACCCGGCCACCCCCACGAACCGCTGA
- a CDS encoding nSTAND1 domain-containing NTPase codes for MLEEATGFAERLRGIRAERGLSLAALAGLAHYSKGYLSNVENGRKPPTPELARRLDEALGTGGALGVLVAGAEEPVCPYPGLAAFGPAQARWFFGRARATAELLGRLADSRALGLPLVVFGASGAGKSSLLRAGLVPALARGALPGAGAVRVCTPATHVPADLVPGGVLVVDQFEEVFTTGTVDPAFPRAVCAAARAGTLVVLGVRADFYGQCVARPELLEAVRRNQFTLGAMSRAEVVEAITGPAGAAGLAVEPGLVELLLRDLGFTADELAGYEPGALPLLSYALLGTWQQRADDRLTVAGYRLTGGIHGAVAAAAERAYAQLGEHARASARRVMLRLVRLGERGEPTRRRVRREELVCGDEAAAPAAIEALTGVRLLVLDQDTVEIAHEALPGAWPRLRDWLAEDRAGLVVHRQLAEATDTWEALAHDPGALYRGARLARAVDWAQDGRSVLTGRERRFLTASQELAAAERTAELRQARRHRRLLALLAVLLLLVTGVAGVLVHTRGTVTAQRDSALARQAVTRAQALRLEVPALSAQLALAAYRLSPEPQTRDAVLGVFAQPYWATFSTHTKDLVSLAYAPDRPVLATASWDRSVRLWDVREPTRPTELAVLALTAPGTSVAFGPGDLLATTDSTGTRLHRVRDPRAPERLAELPGAANWAAFSPDGATLAVGGADGRTHLHVLADPRAPRETAVLPGHPEGVTSVVFSPAGDRLVTTGDTTARLWRLGAEPVLLGTFTGHTASVRHAAFSPDGATLATASWDHTVRLWRTETTRPVEVLDEHDAIVWSVAFDKQGRLATAGGRTVLWELGERPRKLLTLPGGTYTVAFGPDGRSLATAEGVRDLADLPFTGHDDVVTSVAHRPDGAVLASGGWDRTVRLWGLRPPRPLSVLTGPAGFVRQVAFSADGTLLAAASEDGAVWLWSVADPEHPEPLPPLRPGIGELAALSLHPDGRTIAMAGHRAVVVHSLTERRELARVPGPGPMWTAAFTATGLLLTGGEHDPLRLWDLAGPDAPRVAGALSTRDTAGWLSPDRRLLASSAGTEPGVRVTDLADPHHPRPVTALPAPPSVLYAAAFSPDNRRLALGTGVNQVLLWDLSDPAAPREEARLPGHTGEVPTVAFAPDGQTLASGSNDNSVRRWDPDLARVTGRVCRLAHPRITREQWAREIPAVPYTPPC; via the coding sequence GTGCTCGAAGAGGCAACGGGGTTCGCTGAGCGGCTGCGCGGGATCCGCGCCGAACGCGGGTTGTCCCTGGCCGCGCTGGCGGGGCTGGCGCACTACAGCAAGGGCTACCTGAGCAACGTCGAGAACGGCCGCAAGCCGCCCACCCCGGAGCTGGCCCGCCGCCTGGACGAGGCCCTGGGCACCGGCGGCGCGCTCGGCGTCCTGGTCGCCGGGGCCGAGGAGCCGGTGTGCCCCTACCCCGGGCTGGCCGCGTTCGGGCCCGCCCAGGCCCGCTGGTTCTTCGGCCGCGCCCGCGCCACCGCCGAGCTGCTCGGCCGCCTCGCCGACAGCCGGGCCCTGGGCCTGCCGCTGGTGGTCTTCGGCGCCTCCGGGGCGGGCAAGTCCTCGCTGCTGCGCGCCGGGCTGGTGCCCGCACTGGCCCGTGGCGCGCTGCCCGGCGCCGGGGCGGTCCGGGTGTGTACGCCCGCCACGCACGTGCCCGCCGACCTGGTGCCGGGCGGGGTGCTGGTGGTGGACCAGTTCGAGGAGGTCTTCACCACCGGCACCGTGGACCCGGCCTTCCCGCGCGCGGTGTGCGCGGCCGCCCGCGCGGGCACACTCGTGGTGCTCGGTGTGCGCGCGGACTTCTACGGCCAGTGCGTGGCCCGCCCGGAGCTGTTGGAGGCGGTGCGCCGCAACCAGTTCACCCTCGGCGCGATGTCCCGCGCGGAGGTCGTGGAGGCCATCACCGGCCCGGCCGGGGCCGCGGGCCTGGCGGTGGAACCGGGCCTGGTGGAGCTGCTGCTGCGCGACCTCGGGTTCACCGCCGACGAGCTGGCCGGGTACGAGCCCGGGGCGCTGCCGCTGTTGTCCTACGCGCTGCTGGGCACCTGGCAGCAGCGCGCCGACGACCGCCTCACCGTCGCCGGGTACCGGCTGACCGGCGGCATCCACGGCGCGGTGGCCGCCGCGGCCGAACGCGCCTACGCCCAGCTCGGCGAGCACGCCCGCGCCTCGGCCCGGCGGGTGATGCTGCGCCTGGTCCGGCTGGGCGAACGCGGGGAGCCGACCCGGCGGCGGGTGCGCCGCGAGGAGCTGGTCTGCGGGGACGAGGCCGCCGCCCCGGCCGCGATCGAGGCGCTGACCGGGGTGCGGCTGCTGGTGCTGGACCAGGACACCGTGGAGATCGCGCACGAGGCCCTGCCCGGCGCCTGGCCCCGGCTGCGCGACTGGCTGGCCGAGGACCGCGCGGGCCTGGTCGTGCACCGCCAGCTCGCCGAGGCCACCGACACCTGGGAGGCCCTCGCGCACGATCCCGGCGCCCTGTACCGGGGCGCGCGCCTGGCCCGCGCGGTGGACTGGGCGCAGGACGGGCGGTCCGTGCTCACCGGGCGGGAACGCCGCTTCCTGACCGCCAGCCAGGAGCTGGCCGCCGCCGAGCGCACCGCCGAGCTGCGGCAGGCGCGGCGGCACCGGCGGCTGCTCGCGCTGCTGGCCGTGCTGCTCCTGCTGGTCACCGGGGTGGCCGGGGTGCTGGTGCACACCCGGGGCACGGTCACCGCGCAGCGCGACTCCGCCCTGGCCCGCCAGGCCGTCACCCGGGCCCAGGCGCTGCGGCTGGAGGTCCCGGCGCTGTCCGCGCAGCTGGCCCTGGCCGCCTACCGGCTCTCGCCCGAACCGCAGACCCGGGACGCGGTGCTCGGGGTGTTCGCCCAGCCGTACTGGGCCACGTTCAGCACGCACACCAAGGACCTGGTCTCCCTCGCCTACGCCCCCGACCGCCCGGTGCTGGCCACCGCCAGCTGGGACCGCTCGGTGCGGCTGTGGGACGTGCGCGAGCCCACCCGGCCCACCGAGCTGGCCGTGCTGGCGCTGACCGCGCCGGGCACCTCGGTCGCCTTCGGCCCCGGTGACCTACTGGCCACCACCGACAGCACCGGCACCCGCCTGCACCGGGTCCGCGACCCGCGTGCCCCGGAACGGCTGGCCGAGCTGCCCGGGGCGGCGAACTGGGCGGCGTTCAGCCCGGACGGCGCCACCCTGGCCGTGGGCGGCGCGGACGGGCGCACCCACCTGCACGTGCTGGCCGATCCGCGCGCGCCCCGGGAGACCGCGGTGCTGCCCGGCCACCCCGAGGGCGTCACCTCGGTGGTCTTCAGCCCGGCGGGGGACCGCCTGGTGACCACCGGGGACACCACCGCCCGGCTGTGGCGGCTGGGCGCGGAACCGGTGCTGCTGGGCACGTTCACCGGGCACACCGCCTCGGTGCGGCACGCCGCGTTCAGCCCGGACGGCGCCACCCTGGCCACCGCGAGCTGGGACCACACCGTGCGGCTGTGGCGGACCGAGACCACCCGTCCGGTGGAGGTCCTGGACGAACACGACGCGATCGTGTGGTCGGTGGCCTTCGACAAGCAGGGCCGCCTGGCCACCGCGGGCGGACGCACCGTGCTGTGGGAGCTGGGGGAGCGGCCACGCAAGCTGCTCACCCTGCCCGGCGGCACCTACACGGTCGCCTTCGGCCCGGACGGGCGGAGCCTGGCCACCGCCGAGGGCGTGCGCGACCTGGCCGACCTGCCGTTCACCGGGCACGACGACGTGGTCACCTCGGTGGCGCACCGCCCGGACGGCGCGGTGCTGGCCTCCGGCGGCTGGGACCGCACGGTGCGCCTGTGGGGCCTGCGCCCGCCGCGCCCGCTGTCCGTGCTGACCGGCCCGGCCGGGTTCGTCCGCCAGGTGGCCTTCAGCGCCGACGGCACGCTGCTGGCCGCGGCCAGCGAGGACGGCGCGGTGTGGCTGTGGTCGGTGGCCGACCCCGAGCACCCGGAACCGCTGCCGCCGCTCCGCCCCGGCATCGGCGAGCTCGCCGCGCTGTCCCTGCACCCGGACGGCCGCACCATCGCGATGGCCGGCCACCGCGCCGTGGTGGTGCACTCGCTGACCGAGCGGCGCGAGCTGGCCCGCGTGCCCGGCCCGGGTCCGATGTGGACGGCCGCCTTCACCGCCACCGGCCTGCTGCTGACCGGCGGCGAGCACGACCCGCTGCGCCTGTGGGACCTGGCCGGACCCGACGCCCCACGAGTGGCCGGGGCACTGTCCACCCGGGACACGGCGGGCTGGCTGAGCCCGGACCGCAGGCTGCTGGCCAGCTCGGCGGGCACGGAGCCGGGCGTGCGGGTGACCGACCTGGCCGACCCGCACCACCCGCGCCCGGTGACCGCGCTCCCGGCCCCGCCCAGCGTGCTGTACGCGGCGGCCTTCAGCCCGGACAACCGCCGCCTGGCCCTGGGTACTGGTGTCAACCAGGTCCTGCTGTGGGACCTGTCCGACCCGGCGGCGCCACGTGAGGAGGCCCGACTGCCCGGCCACACCGGAGAGGTGCCGACGGTCGCCTTCGCCCCGGACGGCCAGACCCTGGCCAGCGGCAGCAACGACAACTCGGTCCGCCGCTGGGACCCGGACCTGGCCCGCGTGACCGGACGGGTGTGCCGCCTGGCCCACCCGCGCATCACCCGGGAGCAGTGGGCGCGGGAGATCCCGGCGGTGCCCTACACCCCGCCCTGCTAG
- the sufU gene encoding Fe-S cluster assembly sulfur transfer protein SufU, which yields MQLEQMYQEIILDHYKNPHLRGLREPFGAEVHHVNPTCGDEVTLRVQLEGEGAEAKVVDVSYDAQGCSISQAATSVLTDLVVGTTVEEALTKHEAFRELMQGRGKVEPDEDVLEDGIAFAGVAKYPARVKCALLGWMAFKDAVAQVVGEGAGAR from the coding sequence ATGCAGCTGGAGCAGATGTACCAGGAGATCATCCTGGACCACTACAAGAACCCGCACCTGCGCGGCCTGCGCGAGCCGTTCGGCGCCGAGGTGCACCACGTCAACCCCACCTGCGGCGACGAGGTCACCCTCCGCGTGCAGCTGGAGGGCGAGGGTGCCGAGGCCAAGGTCGTGGACGTCTCCTACGACGCGCAGGGCTGCTCGATCAGCCAGGCCGCCACGTCGGTGTTGACCGACCTCGTCGTGGGTACCACGGTCGAGGAGGCGCTGACCAAGCACGAGGCCTTCCGCGAGCTGATGCAGGGCCGTGGCAAGGTGGAACCGGACGAGGACGTGCTGGAGGACGGCATCGCCTTCGCCGGGGTCGCCAAGTACCCGGCGCGCGTGAAGTGCGCGCTGCTGGGCTGGATGGCATTCAAGGACGCGGTGGCGCAGGTCGTCGGGGAAGGAGCCGGGGCGCGATGA
- the sufB gene encoding Fe-S cluster assembly protein SufB, with translation MTAAAEQRPTTEPMTQEETLATLGRYEYGWADSDTAGASARRGLSEDVVRDISARKGEPEWMLESRLKGLKLFERKPMPHWGADLTGIDFDSIKYFVRSTEKQATSWEDLPEDIKNTYDKLGIPEAEKQRLVAGVAAQYESEVVYHQIREDLEEQGVIFLDTDTALKEHPELFQEYYGSVIPHGDNKFSALNGAVWSGGSFIYVPKGVKVDIPLQAYFRINTENMGQFERTLIIVDEDAYVHYVEGCTAPIYSSDSLHSAVVEIIVKKGGRCRYTTIQNWSNNVYNLVTKRAKAEEGATMEWIDGNIGSKVTMKYPAVMLMGPHAKGEVLSIAFAGEGQHQDAGAKMTHLAPHTSSTIVSKSVARGGGRTSYRGLVRVNKGAHHSASTVKCDALLVDTISRSDTYPYVDVREDDVAMGHEATVSKVSEDQLFYLMSRGLTEDEAMAMVVRGFVEPIARELPMEYALELNRLIELQMEGAVG, from the coding sequence ATGACTGCCGCTGCCGAGCAGCGTCCCACCACGGAGCCCATGACCCAGGAAGAGACGCTCGCGACCCTGGGGCGTTACGAGTACGGCTGGGCCGACTCGGACACCGCTGGGGCCAGCGCTCGCCGTGGGCTGAGCGAGGACGTCGTCCGCGACATCTCCGCGCGCAAGGGCGAGCCCGAGTGGATGCTGGAGTCCCGCCTGAAGGGCCTCAAGCTCTTCGAGCGCAAGCCGATGCCGCACTGGGGCGCCGACCTCACGGGCATCGACTTCGACTCGATCAAGTACTTCGTCCGCTCCACGGAGAAGCAGGCCACCAGCTGGGAGGACCTGCCCGAGGACATCAAGAACACCTACGACAAGCTGGGCATCCCGGAGGCGGAGAAGCAGCGCCTCGTCGCCGGTGTCGCCGCCCAGTACGAGTCGGAGGTCGTCTACCACCAGATCCGCGAGGACCTGGAGGAGCAGGGCGTCATCTTCCTGGACACCGACACCGCGCTCAAGGAGCACCCGGAGCTGTTCCAGGAGTACTACGGCTCGGTGATCCCGCACGGGGACAACAAGTTCTCCGCCCTCAACGGTGCGGTGTGGTCCGGCGGCTCGTTCATCTACGTGCCCAAGGGCGTCAAGGTCGACATCCCGCTGCAGGCCTACTTCCGGATCAACACCGAGAACATGGGCCAGTTCGAGCGGACGCTGATCATCGTCGACGAGGACGCCTACGTCCACTACGTCGAGGGCTGCACCGCCCCGATCTACTCCTCGGACTCGCTGCACTCCGCGGTCGTGGAGATCATCGTGAAGAAGGGCGGCCGCTGCCGCTACACGACCATCCAGAACTGGTCGAACAACGTCTACAACCTGGTCACCAAGCGCGCCAAGGCCGAAGAGGGCGCGACCATGGAGTGGATCGACGGCAACATCGGGTCCAAGGTGACCATGAAGTACCCGGCCGTCATGCTGATGGGCCCGCACGCCAAGGGCGAGGTGCTCTCCATCGCCTTCGCCGGTGAGGGCCAGCACCAGGACGCCGGTGCCAAGATGACCCACCTCGCCCCGCACACCTCCTCGACCATCGTGTCGAAGTCGGTGGCCCGCGGTGGCGGCCGCACCTCCTACCGCGGTCTGGTCCGGGTCAACAAGGGCGCCCACCACTCCGCCTCCACGGTCAAGTGCGACGCGCTGCTGGTCGACACCATCAGCCGCTCCGACACCTACCCGTACGTGGACGTGCGCGAGGACGACGTGGCCATGGGCCACGAGGCCACCGTGTCCAAGGTCTCCGAGGACCAGCTGTTCTACCTGATGTCCCGGGGCCTGACCGAGGACGAGGCCATGGCCATGGTCGTGCGCGGGTTCGTCGAGCCCATCGCGCGCGAGCTGCCCATGGAGTACGCCCTTGAGCTCAACCGCCTGATCGAGCTGCAGATGGAAGGGGCAGTCGGCTGA
- the sufD gene encoding Fe-S cluster assembly protein SufD, translating into MTAIVEGVKPHSHGAGAVVPDASRAEWFSSFDVTEFEVPTGREELWRFTPLKRLRNLHDGSAPASGSTTVEVNAAPEVKVETVQRGDTRLGVAGTPADRVAAQAWCSYVDATLVTFPKETKASAPTTVTVHGAGTDKTAYGHIQLRAEAFAEGVVVLDYRGSGAYAENVEIVLGDGANLTVVSVQDWADDAVHVSSHHSKLGRDATLRHTAVTLGGDLVRLSPTVTYDGPGGDAEMLGVYFADAGQHLEHRLFVDHGVANCRSNVVYKGALQGEGAHTVWIGDVLIRAAAEATNTYELNRNLLLTDGARADSVPNLEIETGEIEGAGHASATGRFDDEQLFYLQARGIPVEQARRLVVRGFFSEILAKITVPEVRERLEAAIEAELQAVGV; encoded by the coding sequence ATGACTGCGATTGTTGAGGGAGTGAAGCCGCACTCGCACGGGGCTGGCGCGGTCGTTCCGGACGCCTCCCGCGCGGAGTGGTTCTCCTCGTTCGACGTCACCGAGTTCGAGGTGCCGACCGGTCGTGAGGAGCTGTGGCGGTTCACCCCGCTCAAGCGCCTGCGCAACCTGCACGACGGGTCGGCGCCCGCCTCGGGTTCGACCACCGTCGAGGTCAACGCGGCCCCCGAGGTCAAGGTCGAGACGGTCCAGCGCGGGGACACCCGCCTGGGCGTCGCGGGCACCCCGGCCGACCGCGTGGCCGCGCAGGCCTGGTGCTCCTACGTCGACGCCACCCTGGTGACGTTCCCGAAGGAGACCAAGGCCTCCGCGCCGACCACCGTCACGGTGCACGGCGCGGGCACGGACAAGACCGCCTACGGGCACATCCAGCTGCGCGCCGAAGCGTTCGCCGAGGGTGTTGTGGTCCTGGACTACCGGGGCTCGGGCGCCTACGCGGAGAACGTGGAGATCGTGCTGGGCGACGGCGCGAACCTCACCGTGGTCTCGGTGCAGGACTGGGCCGACGACGCGGTGCACGTCTCCAGCCACCACAGCAAGCTCGGCCGCGACGCCACCCTGCGGCACACCGCGGTCACCCTGGGCGGCGACCTGGTCCGCCTGTCCCCGACCGTCACCTACGACGGCCCGGGCGGCGACGCGGAGATGCTCGGCGTGTACTTCGCCGACGCCGGCCAGCACCTGGAGCACCGCCTCTTCGTCGACCACGGCGTGGCCAACTGCCGCTCCAACGTGGTCTACAAGGGCGCGCTGCAGGGCGAGGGCGCGCACACGGTGTGGATCGGCGACGTGCTGATCCGGGCGGCCGCCGAGGCCACCAACACCTACGAGCTCAACCGCAACCTGCTGCTCACCGACGGCGCCCGCGCCGACTCGGTGCCGAACCTGGAGATCGAGACCGGCGAGATCGAGGGCGCGGGCCACGCGTCGGCGACCGGCCGCTTCGACGACGAGCAGCTGTTCTACCTCCAGGCCCGGGGCATCCCGGTGGAGCAGGCCCGGCGCCTGGTGGTGCGCGGCTTCTTCAGCGAGATCCTCGCGAAGATCACCGTGCCCGAGGTCCGCGAACGGCTGGAGGCCGCCATCGAGGCGGAGCTGCAGGCGGTCGGCGTATGA
- a CDS encoding cysteine desulfurase, translating to MTAVAAPLDVAAIRADFPILGRTVRDGKRLVYLDSGATSQRPRQVLDAERRYLETSNAAVHRGAHQLAEEATDAYEEARAKVADFIGVGVDEVVFTKNATEGVNLVAYAMSNAATFGESAHRFVVGPGDEIVVTEMEHHANLVPWQELCRRTGATLRWFGVTGQGRLDLSNMDDLVTERTKVVAFAHQSNVLGTINPVKSIVAKAREVGAITVLDACQSVPHMPVDFQALGVDFAVFSGHKMLGPSGVGVLYGRHELLSAMPPFITGGSMIELVKMEGSTYAPPPQRFEAGVPMTSQVIGLGAAIDYLNAVGMDKVAAHEHHLTELALAGLKEIPGVRIVGPEDTADRGGAVSFVIEGVHAHDAGQVLDSLGVEVRVGHHCAWPLHRAIGVAATVRASFYLYNEPAEVQALLDGVREAQRFFGVIG from the coding sequence ATGACAGCTGTTGCCGCACCTTTGGACGTCGCCGCGATCCGGGCCGACTTCCCCATCCTGGGGCGGACCGTGCGCGACGGCAAACGGCTTGTCTACCTCGACTCGGGAGCCACCTCGCAACGCCCGCGCCAGGTGCTCGACGCCGAGCGGCGCTACCTCGAGACCAGCAACGCCGCCGTGCACCGCGGCGCCCACCAGCTGGCCGAGGAGGCCACCGACGCCTACGAGGAGGCCCGCGCCAAGGTCGCGGACTTCATCGGCGTCGGCGTCGACGAGGTGGTGTTCACCAAGAACGCCACCGAGGGCGTCAACCTCGTCGCCTACGCGATGAGCAACGCCGCCACCTTCGGCGAGTCGGCGCACCGCTTCGTGGTGGGCCCCGGTGACGAGATCGTGGTCACCGAGATGGAGCACCACGCCAACCTGGTGCCGTGGCAGGAGCTCTGCCGCCGCACCGGGGCGACCCTGCGTTGGTTCGGGGTGACCGGGCAGGGTAGGCTCGATCTGTCCAATATGGACGACCTGGTCACGGAGCGGACGAAGGTAGTCGCGTTCGCCCACCAGTCGAACGTGTTGGGCACGATCAACCCGGTCAAGTCCATCGTGGCCAAGGCCCGCGAGGTCGGTGCGATCACCGTGCTGGACGCGTGCCAGTCGGTGCCGCACATGCCGGTGGACTTCCAGGCGCTCGGAGTGGATTTCGCGGTCTTCTCCGGGCACAAGATGCTCGGGCCGTCCGGAGTGGGTGTGCTCTACGGACGGCACGAGCTTCTCTCCGCCATGCCCCCCTTCATCACCGGCGGCTCGATGATCGAGCTGGTCAAGATGGAGGGTTCGACGTACGCGCCCCCGCCGCAGCGGTTCGAGGCGGGCGTGCCGATGACCTCGCAGGTCATCGGCCTCGGCGCGGCGATCGACTACCTCAACGCGGTCGGCATGGACAAGGTCGCCGCGCACGAGCACCATCTCACCGAGCTGGCGCTGGCCGGGCTCAAGGAGATCCCGGGCGTGCGCATCGTCGGCCCCGAGGACACCGCCGACCGCGGTGGCGCGGTCTCCTTCGTGATCGAGGGCGTGCACGCGCACGACGCCGGCCAGGTGCTGGACAGCCTCGGCGTGGAGGTCCGCGTCGGGCACCACTGCGCGTGGCCGCTGCACCGGGCCATCGGGGTGGCCGCCACCGTGCGCGCCAGCTTCTACCTCTACAACGAGCCCGCCGAGGTCCAGGCCCTGCTGGACGGGGTGCGCGAGGCGCAGCGCTTCTTCGGGGTGATCGGCTGA
- the sufC gene encoding Fe-S cluster assembly ATPase SufC: MATLEIKDLHAEVVTNEGNKEILKGVNLTVKGGETHAIMGPNGSGKSTLAYAIAGHPKYEITSGQVLLDGEDVLELSVDERARAGLFLAMQYPVEVPGVSMSNFLRTAATAVRGEAPAVRHWVKEVKAAMGELEIDPTFAERSVNEGFSGGEKKRHEILQLALLKPKIAVLDETDSGLDVDALRVVSEGVNRYKSEGDVGVLLITHYTRILKHITPDFVHVFAGGRIVESGGAELAERLENEGYVRYTSKQEIAAV; this comes from the coding sequence ATGGCAACTCTGGAGATCAAGGACCTGCACGCCGAGGTCGTCACCAACGAGGGCAACAAGGAGATCCTCAAGGGTGTCAACCTCACCGTGAAGGGCGGCGAGACCCACGCGATCATGGGGCCCAACGGCTCCGGCAAGTCCACGCTGGCCTACGCCATCGCCGGGCACCCCAAGTACGAGATCACCAGCGGCCAGGTGCTGCTCGACGGTGAGGACGTGCTGGAGCTCTCCGTCGACGAGCGCGCCCGCGCCGGCCTGTTCCTGGCCATGCAGTACCCGGTCGAGGTCCCGGGTGTGTCCATGTCCAACTTCCTCCGCACCGCGGCCACCGCGGTCCGTGGCGAGGCCCCCGCGGTCCGCCACTGGGTCAAGGAGGTCAAGGCGGCCATGGGTGAGCTGGAGATCGACCCGACCTTCGCCGAGCGCTCGGTGAACGAGGGCTTCTCCGGCGGTGAGAAGAAGCGCCACGAGATCCTCCAGCTGGCGCTGCTCAAGCCGAAGATCGCGGTGCTGGACGAGACCGACTCCGGCCTGGACGTCGACGCCCTGCGCGTGGTGTCCGAGGGCGTCAACCGGTACAAGTCCGAGGGCGACGTCGGCGTGCTGCTGATCACGCACTACACCCGCATCCTCAAGCACATCACCCCCGACTTCGTGCACGTCTTCGCAGGCGGGCGCATCGTCGAGTCCGGCGGTGCCGAGCTGGCCGAGCGCCTGGAGAACGAGGGCTACGTGCGCTACACCAGCAAGCAGGAGATCGCCGCGGTCTGA
- a CDS encoding helix-turn-helix transcriptional regulator, whose translation MKNVGTPQQRTASEADRSDGRTRQAVARLLLERGPMTAVEIAEELGLSAAAVRRHLDALLADKQVSTREASRRLPRGRGRPAKLFLLTEAGRAQFGHAYDDLAVAALRYLAEFGGEDAVRSFAERRIATLVDRHRDEVLSVSDPAARAQALAQALSSEGYAASTRRVGAGEQLCQHHCPVAHVAAEFPQLCEAETTAFAELLGSHVQRLATIARGDAVCTTHLPLTPVEISQNDPVPPTAGTTTTRPDPAVTPEPGQTARIPDGGEPA comes from the coding sequence GTGAAAAACGTCGGGACCCCGCAGCAGCGGACCGCCAGCGAGGCGGACCGCTCGGACGGGCGTACCCGCCAGGCGGTGGCCCGGCTGCTGCTGGAGCGGGGCCCGATGACCGCCGTGGAGATCGCCGAGGAGCTCGGCCTGAGCGCGGCCGCGGTGCGCAGGCACCTCGACGCGCTGCTGGCCGACAAGCAGGTCAGCACCCGCGAGGCCTCCCGCCGCCTGCCGAGGGGGCGCGGCCGTCCGGCCAAGCTGTTCCTGCTCACCGAGGCCGGCCGGGCCCAGTTCGGGCACGCCTACGACGACCTCGCGGTGGCCGCGCTGCGCTACCTCGCCGAGTTCGGCGGGGAGGACGCGGTCCGCTCCTTCGCCGAGCGCCGCATCGCCACCCTGGTCGACCGGCACCGCGACGAGGTGCTGTCCGTTTCCGACCCGGCCGCGCGGGCGCAGGCCCTCGCGCAGGCCCTGAGCAGCGAGGGCTACGCTGCCTCGACGCGTCGCGTCGGCGCCGGTGAGCAGCTGTGCCAGCACCACTGCCCCGTCGCACACGTCGCTGCCGAGTTCCCGCAGCTCTGCGAGGCCGAGACCACGGCCTTCGCCGAGCTGCTCGGATCACACGTGCAGCGCCTGGCCACCATCGCCAGGGGAGACGCGGTGTGCACCACGCACCTGCCGTTGACCCCGGTGGAGATTTCCCAGAACGACCCGGTCCCGCCGACGGCGGGCACCACCACCACGCGTCCGGACCCGGCGGTCACGCCGGAGCCGGGCCAGACCGCACGGATCCCGGACGGAGGGGAGCCCGCATGA
- a CDS encoding RICIN domain-containing protein, translating into MRAHLTAAALATGIAASALFTAMPAAAAEQAGIFTIRSNMHGKCLAANGENVEVQSCAGGFAGNQLWRWDGRKLRNLDRAKCLDVKHGEINAPVQLVGDCHGNANQRWLFDGALLRTDVNGQVLSIQGNGDPSEHAGINMRNPGVGNLWQQWRTEEA; encoded by the coding sequence ATGCGAGCTCACCTCACCGCGGCCGCCCTGGCCACCGGCATCGCGGCGTCCGCGCTGTTCACGGCCATGCCCGCAGCCGCGGCCGAGCAGGCGGGCATCTTCACCATCCGCAGCAACATGCACGGCAAGTGCCTGGCCGCCAACGGCGAGAACGTCGAGGTGCAGAGCTGCGCGGGCGGGTTCGCGGGCAACCAGCTGTGGCGCTGGGACGGCCGGAAGCTGCGCAACCTCGACCGCGCCAAGTGCCTGGACGTCAAGCACGGTGAGATCAACGCGCCGGTGCAGCTGGTCGGCGACTGCCACGGCAACGCCAACCAGCGCTGGCTCTTCGACGGCGCGCTGCTGCGCACCGACGTGAACGGCCAGGTGCTGAGCATCCAGGGCAACGGCGACCCGAGCGAGCACGCCGGGATCAACATGCGCAACCCCGGCGTGGGCAACCTCTGGCAGCAGTGGCGGACCGAAGAGGCCTGA
- a CDS encoding metal-sulfur cluster assembly factor, with protein MSTQEQEVQRGVEGMPELPAEQKAELAAIEDIEEAMRDVVDPELGINVVDLGLVYGIHVEEDNVCILDMTLTSAACPLTDVIEDQTKAVLTGPGLVDEVRINWVWMPPWGPDKITDDGREQLRALGFTV; from the coding sequence ATGAGCACCCAGGAGCAGGAAGTGCAGCGCGGCGTCGAGGGCATGCCCGAGCTGCCCGCCGAGCAGAAGGCCGAGCTGGCCGCGATCGAGGACATCGAGGAGGCCATGCGCGACGTGGTCGACCCCGAGCTGGGCATCAACGTCGTCGACCTCGGCCTGGTCTACGGCATCCACGTCGAGGAGGACAACGTCTGCATCCTCGACATGACGCTCACCTCGGCGGCCTGTCCGCTGACCGACGTCATCGAGGACCAGACCAAGGCCGTCCTCACCGGACCGGGCCTGGTCGACGAGGTCCGCATCAACTGGGTCTGGATGCCCCCGTGGGGCCCGGACAAGATCACCGACGACGGCCGCGAGCAGCTGCGCGCGCTCGGCTTCACCGTCTGA